From Chloracidobacterium sp. N, the proteins below share one genomic window:
- a CDS encoding WcaF family extracellular polysaccharide biosynthesis acetyltransferase has translation MTKVDLSRFDNAWYRPGPVFKRVLWMLVNAWIFKSDLPYPSALKVALLRLFGARVGQGVVIKPNVNIKYPWFLSIGDFTWIGEGAWIDNLAQVTIGAHACISQGAYLLTGNHDYTSPSFDLMVGPIVITDGAWIGAKSIVLPGTEIASHVVVAAGSVIGGKTEPYSIYRGCPAQWVRQRVLRTTEPSVAQVSQPS, from the coding sequence ATGACGAAGGTTGATCTTTCCCGTTTTGACAATGCCTGGTACCGGCCCGGCCCGGTGTTCAAGCGTGTGCTGTGGATGCTGGTCAATGCCTGGATTTTCAAGTCTGACCTGCCCTATCCCTCGGCGCTGAAGGTGGCCCTGCTCCGGCTGTTCGGCGCGCGGGTGGGGCAGGGCGTGGTCATCAAACCGAACGTCAACATCAAGTACCCGTGGTTTCTCTCGATTGGCGACTTTACCTGGATTGGTGAAGGTGCGTGGATTGACAACTTGGCTCAGGTGACAATTGGTGCCCATGCCTGTATTTCACAGGGGGCATACCTGCTGACCGGCAACCACGACTACACCTCGCCTTCCTTCGACCTGATGGTGGGGCCGATTGTCATCACGGATGGGGCCTGGATCGGCGCCAAAAGCATCGTGCTGCCGGGAACCGAGATTGCCAGTCACGTCGTCGTTGCGGCGGGCAGTGTCATCGGCGGCAAAACCGAGCCATACAGCATCTATCGCGGATGTCCGGCGCAGTGGGTGCGGCAGCGGGTGCTTCGCACGACAGAGCCATCTGTCGCCCAGGTGTCGCAACCGTCATGA
- a CDS encoding glycosyltransferase family 4 protein: MTRHRETVPSTSERLPTSAPSATPAPRLLILTHYFYPETAAVAQFTTEIAQDFARRGGEVMVVTSRAPYQRDAQPLPAHDRLGAIRIRRVLGTRFDKRRLWGRLLNLATFVAGAAIETTVGFRGYDVLLVCNAPLLGLVGWLGWMMQRRPYVCVVEDIYPDLAVRFGVLKEHSLVRRLWDAVNALVYDGAAAVITLGNRMRVTLEATHARSRGRFLPVRVIPSWADGTAIHPRPKAENPFALEHGTHDRLTVLYSGNMGLAHDLETVLAAADALRHDPRFFFLFIGDGGKRARLVGIAADKQLPNVKFLPYQPVERLPLSLTCADLSVVTMEPAAEGLIIPSKIYGSLAAGQAILALVGEHTEVADIIQAHACGVRIAPGDVAALVAALRRLADEPESLTAMQRRARECFEQHFRRELALDAYWEVVTSAMRTRPAH, encoded by the coding sequence ATGACACGCCACCGGGAGACCGTCCCTTCCACTTCGGAAAGGTTGCCCACTTCAGCGCCGTCGGCCACACCGGCGCCGCGTCTGCTCATTCTGACCCACTACTTTTATCCTGAAACGGCCGCGGTGGCGCAGTTCACCACCGAAATTGCCCAGGACTTCGCCCGGCGTGGTGGTGAGGTCATGGTGGTGACGAGCCGCGCGCCATACCAGCGGGATGCTCAGCCGTTACCGGCCCATGACCGGCTGGGGGCAATCCGCATCCGCCGGGTGCTGGGTACCCGTTTTGACAAGCGTCGTCTGTGGGGCCGGCTGCTCAACCTGGCGACCTTCGTCGCCGGGGCTGCCATCGAGACGACCGTGGGTTTTCGGGGATATGACGTACTGCTGGTGTGCAATGCGCCACTACTTGGCCTCGTCGGGTGGCTGGGATGGATGATGCAGCGCCGTCCCTATGTCTGCGTTGTCGAGGACATCTATCCTGATCTGGCCGTACGGTTCGGGGTCCTGAAGGAACATTCTCTGGTGCGGCGGTTGTGGGATGCCGTCAACGCCCTGGTCTATGACGGGGCGGCGGCGGTCATTACGCTGGGCAATCGCATGCGCGTGACGCTTGAAGCCACCCATGCCCGTTCCAGAGGGCGTTTCCTGCCGGTGCGTGTCATCCCCAGTTGGGCGGATGGAACGGCCATTCATCCCCGCCCAAAGGCGGAAAATCCCTTTGCGCTGGAACACGGCACTCATGACCGGCTCACCGTGCTGTATTCCGGGAACATGGGACTGGCGCATGACCTGGAAACCGTTCTGGCTGCCGCTGACGCCCTGCGTCATGATCCGCGGTTTTTCTTCCTCTTCATCGGCGACGGGGGCAAACGGGCCCGCCTCGTCGGGATCGCCGCGGACAAACAGTTACCCAACGTGAAGTTTTTACCCTACCAGCCGGTGGAACGGCTGCCCCTGTCGCTGACCTGCGCCGATCTTTCGGTGGTGACGATGGAACCGGCGGCCGAAGGTCTTATCATTCCCAGCAAAATCTATGGTTCGCTCGCCGCCGGACAGGCCATTCTCGCACTGGTCGGTGAGCATACCGAGGTGGCTGACATCATTCAGGCGCATGCCTGTGGTGTTCGCATTGCACCAGGTGACGTGGCGGCACTGGTCGCTGCGCTGCGCCGGCTGGCCGACGAGCCGGAGTCTTTGACCGCCATGCAGCGCCGCGCCCGTGAATGCTTTGAGCAGCATTTTCGGCGCGAACTGGCACTTGATGCCTACTGGGAGGTCGTCACGTCCGCGATGCGTACCCGCCCAGCACACTGA
- a CDS encoding TonB-dependent receptor — protein sequence MRDVLRLKRLWLLTVALCFGFSGPAWAQAQATTGQIAGVVIDQTGAAIANATITAENPQTGFKQTTTSKANGEYVLVQLPVGSYKLTAEATNFASTTVENATVIVGRTLNVNLTLGVEAVTGEVIEVTASGVSIQTTRSEADAIQNSTAIQNLPINGRRFQDFVTLSPNAQVEPRRQQISLSGQRGIYGANVNVDGMDYNQPFFGGIRGGERSNSAFTIPQESIREFQVVSAGYSAEFGRSTGGTVNAVTKSGTNEFHGTAFYLIRPQEAARTNDFFRAQEAQFVAQGITGKINAAPTQQQFGGSVGGPIVKNKFFFFFAYEQQRLRQTRSTAFPNLALVNPATLTPSQRAVYDFYVSEQGNFEQTNDAWAPLLRLDWQITSKNLLTVRYNFSYNRALNANSNGPQIFPTTNSSLANNGAERNRNNIGVVSLYSTLTPSLFNEFRFQFAREDRPRGSNSSRPTFNSFIGNVGAVAFLPTTQYDTRTQFVNNLTVLAGNHTMKFGFEYSRVFANQLFGFNQFGNYSLIGANTTLAVINGVQVPVVPPSAPPTAQRGRFDVAANYTVQIGNRFTEYTVHQLAFFGQDSWRIRPNFTLNYGLRWEGQYNPTPAANNTNLVNIVRSVQYPIDVPGLRRNPTQIPDVTNQYAPRLGIAWDPFNNGKSVFRANGGIYYATTPLLLFADATNNFRIPPGNLSAQIPFTLPAGFNQTAFDASPATAGYRAVMGTGAAPNTVFRQFLLAGINLNNFQLGALPTVTPAQLTQIANVLNQFLPAGATPFSLSAAAAPLFISEDFRNPRSVQANFGYEYQVARGLTFGVDFSLINTVYLQRNRQLNLPAPRINPDNIPGDISLRPIFNPTVAPFATRPNLGVGQLTVRESTARSLYRAMVLRAKFERRWGQFSAFYTLSDNVSDDDNEREAGGSFPANSFDLRAERGFSNIDRRHLFVVNPVIFLPYGFEVSSVVRLQSAFPVDGIVGNIGGGSADVNRDGTLGAGSGGQLDRPYRAPGQPFPRNAFRNRPVYNVDLRLQKRFKITESQDVTISGEFFNLFNLMGLQYSGAAVTSLCNFAGLTGNALIAAQRNCGIPQANVPLNPNFLSLRERNLNSPRLGQLLLNNTLGNSVFQFQVGVRYQF from the coding sequence ATGCGAGATGTTTTGCGACTGAAGCGGCTCTGGCTGCTTACGGTGGCATTGTGCTTCGGCTTTTCAGGACCAGCCTGGGCCCAGGCACAAGCCACGACCGGACAGATTGCAGGCGTCGTCATTGACCAAACCGGGGCGGCCATCGCCAATGCAACCATAACCGCTGAAAACCCGCAAACCGGTTTCAAACAAACGACGACCTCCAAAGCCAACGGTGAGTATGTGCTGGTTCAGTTACCGGTCGGGAGCTACAAGCTGACCGCAGAAGCGACCAACTTTGCCTCCACTACCGTCGAAAACGCCACGGTCATCGTCGGGCGGACGCTCAACGTCAACCTGACGCTCGGCGTGGAAGCCGTTACCGGTGAAGTCATCGAGGTGACGGCCAGCGGGGTCAGCATCCAGACGACCCGCAGCGAGGCCGACGCCATCCAGAACTCGACGGCCATTCAAAACCTGCCCATCAACGGGCGGCGCTTCCAGGATTTCGTCACCCTGTCGCCCAATGCCCAGGTTGAGCCGCGCCGGCAGCAGATTTCCCTTTCGGGACAGCGCGGGATTTACGGCGCCAACGTCAACGTGGACGGCATGGACTACAACCAGCCGTTTTTCGGTGGCATCCGCGGCGGCGAACGCTCGAATTCCGCCTTCACCATCCCGCAGGAATCCATCCGGGAGTTCCAGGTGGTTTCAGCCGGCTATTCAGCCGAGTTCGGACGCTCCACGGGCGGAACAGTCAATGCCGTCACCAAGAGCGGCACCAATGAATTCCACGGCACGGCGTTTTACCTGATCCGCCCGCAGGAAGCCGCCCGTACCAATGACTTCTTCCGGGCACAGGAAGCCCAGTTTGTCGCGCAGGGCATCACGGGCAAAATCAATGCCGCGCCGACGCAGCAGCAGTTTGGCGGCTCCGTTGGCGGCCCCATCGTCAAGAACAAGTTTTTCTTCTTCTTTGCTTATGAGCAGCAACGGCTGCGCCAGACGCGCAGCACGGCCTTCCCCAACCTGGCGCTGGTCAATCCAGCCACGTTGACGCCTTCACAGCGGGCTGTGTATGACTTCTATGTCAGCGAGCAGGGGAATTTTGAACAAACCAACGATGCCTGGGCCCCACTCCTGCGGTTGGACTGGCAGATCACCAGCAAGAACCTTCTGACGGTGCGTTATAACTTCAGTTATAACCGCGCCTTGAATGCCAACTCCAACGGCCCGCAAATTTTCCCGACAACCAACAGCTCCCTGGCAAACAACGGTGCGGAGCGCAACCGCAACAACATTGGCGTGGTGTCGCTCTACAGCACGCTCACACCGAGCCTGTTCAATGAGTTCCGCTTCCAGTTTGCGCGGGAAGACCGCCCACGTGGCTCCAACTCCAGCCGTCCAACATTCAACAGCTTCATTGGTAATGTTGGGGCCGTCGCCTTCCTGCCAACCACGCAGTACGACACGCGGACGCAGTTCGTCAACAACCTGACAGTGCTGGCCGGCAACCACACAATGAAATTCGGCTTTGAGTACAGCCGCGTGTTTGCCAACCAGTTGTTTGGTTTCAACCAGTTTGGCAACTACTCGCTGATCGGGGCTAATACGACCTTGGCCGTTATCAACGGCGTCCAGGTGCCGGTCGTGCCACCTAGCGCGCCGCCGACAGCCCAGCGTGGACGGTTTGACGTCGCCGCCAACTACACGGTGCAGATTGGCAACCGGTTCACCGAATACACTGTCCATCAGTTGGCCTTCTTTGGTCAGGACTCGTGGCGGATTCGCCCCAACTTCACGCTCAACTACGGGCTGCGCTGGGAAGGGCAATACAACCCCACCCCGGCGGCCAACAATACGAACCTCGTCAACATTGTCCGCAGCGTGCAGTATCCGATTGACGTTCCCGGACTGCGGCGCAATCCCACCCAGATTCCAGACGTGACCAACCAGTACGCCCCACGGTTGGGTATTGCGTGGGACCCGTTCAACAACGGGAAGTCAGTTTTCCGCGCCAATGGTGGTATTTACTACGCCACGACGCCCCTGCTGCTGTTTGCCGATGCCACCAACAACTTCCGCATTCCGCCGGGTAACCTGTCGGCACAGATCCCCTTCACCCTGCCAGCCGGATTCAACCAGACGGCGTTTGACGCCTCGCCAGCAACGGCTGGATACCGGGCCGTTATGGGTACGGGCGCGGCACCGAACACCGTGTTCCGGCAGTTCCTGCTGGCTGGCATCAACCTCAACAACTTCCAGCTTGGGGCGCTGCCGACGGTCACACCGGCGCAGCTCACCCAGATTGCCAATGTGCTCAACCAGTTCCTCCCGGCCGGTGCCACGCCGTTTTCACTTTCGGCAGCGGCGGCCCCGCTCTTTATTTCGGAAGACTTCCGCAACCCACGTTCCGTCCAGGCCAACTTCGGGTATGAATACCAAGTGGCGCGTGGGCTGACGTTCGGTGTGGACTTTTCGCTCATCAACACGGTGTACCTGCAGCGGAACCGGCAGTTGAACCTTCCGGCCCCGCGCATCAACCCGGATAACATTCCGGGCGACATCTCGCTGCGTCCGATTTTCAACCCGACGGTGGCGCCCTTTGCCACCCGCCCCAACCTCGGTGTCGGGCAGTTGACCGTGCGTGAATCCACGGCCCGGTCGCTCTACCGCGCCATGGTGCTGCGGGCGAAGTTCGAGCGGCGGTGGGGTCAATTCTCGGCTTTCTACACGCTCTCGGACAATGTCTCGGACGATGACAACGAACGTGAAGCTGGCGGGTCGTTCCCGGCCAACTCGTTTGACCTGCGTGCCGAGCGTGGCTTCTCCAACATTGACCGGCGGCACCTGTTTGTCGTCAACCCGGTCATCTTCCTGCCCTATGGGTTTGAAGTGTCAAGCGTGGTGCGGTTGCAGTCGGCCTTCCCCGTTGATGGCATCGTAGGCAACATTGGCGGCGGCTCAGCCGACGTCAACCGTGACGGAACGCTCGGTGCCGGGTCGGGCGGACAGCTCGACCGGCCGTACCGCGCGCCCGGCCAGCCGTTCCCGCGCAATGCGTTCCGCAACCGCCCGGTCTACAACGTTGACCTGCGCCTGCAGAAGCGTTTCAAGATCACCGAATCCCAGGATGTCACGATTTCGGGTGAGTTCTTCAACCTGTTCAACCTCATGGGACTGCAATACAGCGGCGCCGCGGTGACGAGTCTGTGCAACTTTGCCGGATTGACGGGCAATGCCCTGATCGCTGCGCAACGCAACTGTGGTATTCCGCAGGCGAATGTGCCGCTCAACCCGAACTTCCTGTCCCTCCGGGAGCGCAACCTGAACAGCCCGCGGCTTGGGCAGCTTCTGCTCAACAACACGCTGGGGAACTCGGTGTTCCAGTTCCAGGTTGGCGTGCGGTATCAGTTCTAA
- a CDS encoding PhzF family phenazine biosynthesis protein: MPIQLTVVDAFTDKPFRGNPAAVCLLDEALDRTLMQSIALEMNLSETAFVLPDADGRWQLRWFTPEAEVQLCGHATLAAAHVLYEQGRVPANDVVLFQTASGVLTCVRHADGDIEMDFPAIPVTPTVAPMELFAALGVPLAYVGASESNYLVEVENEDILRSIQPDMRLLATLPKWGTIVTCRATAQDGLPDHDFVSRFFAPAKGVGEDPVTGSAHCSLAPYWSAKLGKTRLIGFQASRRGGIVHVEDRGTRVNLGGRAVTVLHGSFHF, from the coding sequence ATGCCCATTCAGCTTACGGTAGTGGACGCTTTCACGGACAAACCCTTCCGGGGCAATCCGGCGGCGGTATGTCTGCTCGATGAAGCCCTTGACCGGACGCTCATGCAGTCCATTGCCCTGGAAATGAACCTGTCGGAAACAGCCTTCGTTCTGCCCGACGCCGACGGACGGTGGCAGCTACGGTGGTTCACCCCGGAAGCTGAAGTCCAGCTCTGCGGCCACGCGACCCTGGCTGCCGCCCACGTGCTCTACGAACAGGGGCGCGTTCCAGCCAACGACGTGGTGCTTTTTCAGACAGCCAGTGGTGTCCTCACCTGCGTTCGCCACGCAGATGGCGACATCGAGATGGATTTTCCCGCCATTCCTGTCACGCCCACAGTGGCACCGATGGAGTTGTTTGCCGCCTTGGGCGTGCCGCTGGCCTACGTCGGCGCCAGCGAGTCGAACTATCTCGTCGAAGTCGAGAACGAAGACATCCTGCGCTCCATCCAGCCAGACATGCGCCTGCTGGCGACCCTGCCCAAGTGGGGCACGATTGTCACCTGCCGGGCGACAGCGCAGGATGGACTCCCTGACCACGACTTTGTTTCACGCTTCTTTGCTCCGGCCAAGGGTGTGGGAGAAGACCCGGTGACGGGTTCAGCGCACTGTTCCCTAGCTCCCTACTGGAGTGCCAAGCTCGGCAAAACCCGGCTCATCGGCTTCCAGGCTTCCAGGCGTGGCGGCATCGTCCACGTCGAAGACCGTGGGACACGGGTCAATCTCGGCGGCCGTGCCGTCACCGTGCTTCACGGCAGCTTTCACTTCTAA